One Hyphomicrobium album genomic window carries:
- a CDS encoding 4a-hydroxytetrahydrobiopterin dehydratase, translating to MAAEREKPMPDAEVNAWLQKNLPKWRLEDGWIRRTYKTSGWKGTLMVINTVGHLAEVAWHHPDITASYAWVEVRLMTHTAKGITDKDLELAKKIEDVVHWQPGKEEGALEGTPHGDQRFAYIKYD from the coding sequence ATGGCGGCTGAGCGCGAAAAGCCCATGCCTGATGCCGAAGTCAACGCGTGGCTGCAAAAAAACCTGCCAAAGTGGCGCCTGGAGGACGGCTGGATCCGGCGGACATACAAGACGAGCGGCTGGAAGGGTACCCTTATGGTCATCAATACGGTCGGCCACCTGGCCGAGGTGGCCTGGCATCACCCCGATATCACGGCATCCTACGCCTGGGTCGAGGTGCGCCTTATGACGCATACCGCCAAGGGCATCACGGACAAGGATCTCGAGCTGGCCAAGAAGATCGAAGACGTCGTTCATTGGCAGCCGGGCAAGGAGGAGGGAGCTCTCGAGGGCACCCCCCACGGTGACCAGCGGTTCGCATATATCAAATACGACTGA
- the pqqD gene encoding pyrroloquinoline quinone biosynthesis peptide chaperone PqqD → MGETAPRQRAIITVASKPVMPPHIKMRHDAGRGRWIILAPERLFDPDEIAVEVLKLCDGVRTVGDITAQLSKDYNAPAEDIEADIIAMLQDLADKGVVKA, encoded by the coding sequence ATGGGTGAAACCGCACCACGCCAGCGCGCGATCATCACGGTCGCCAGCAAGCCGGTGATGCCACCCCATATCAAGATGCGCCACGACGCCGGTCGCGGCCGCTGGATCATCCTGGCACCCGAGCGGCTGTTCGACCCCGACGAAATTGCTGTCGAGGTTTTGAAACTTTGTGATGGCGTCCGCACTGTTGGCGACATCACCGCACAGCTATCTAAAGACTACAATGCGCCTGCGGAGGATATCGAGGCCGACATCATCGCGATGCTGCAGGACCTCGCGGACAAGGGAGTAGTGAAGGCATGA
- a CDS encoding triphosphoribosyl-dephospho-CoA synthase has translation MPRLSEAQIAELFLAACRAELAALKPGNVHVHAGGHGMEVAQFEASAEAAAPWVAASDAKVGMRVLRAVEASFAAAGCNTNLGILLLCAPLAAAAALPRDEGLRERLREVLNSLDDEDAAAVFAAIRLASPGGLGAVPEQDVAAPPTVSLLEAMGMAVQRDRIASAYLTDYVEIFEFGLGVLANARRHAHDDALAVTTLHMAFLAYFPDSHILRKHGADVAEAVREEARGLTPLWHPVAQRNTLTKLLDFDAELKRHNVNPGTTADLVVATLFAASLCDALGQASLP, from the coding sequence ATGCCTCGCTTGAGCGAGGCGCAGATCGCCGAGCTGTTTCTCGCCGCCTGCCGCGCCGAGCTCGCCGCGCTGAAGCCCGGCAACGTGCACGTTCACGCCGGCGGGCACGGCATGGAAGTCGCCCAATTCGAGGCGAGCGCGGAGGCGGCAGCGCCGTGGGTCGCGGCGTCGGACGCGAAGGTCGGCATGCGCGTTCTGCGCGCGGTCGAAGCCTCGTTTGCAGCCGCCGGCTGCAACACCAACCTCGGCATCCTCCTGCTATGCGCTCCGCTGGCCGCAGCAGCGGCGCTACCGCGCGACGAGGGCCTGCGCGAGCGCCTGCGTGAAGTGCTCAATAGTTTGGACGACGAGGATGCAGCTGCGGTCTTTGCCGCCATCCGCTTGGCCAGCCCCGGTGGACTTGGCGCGGTGCCTGAGCAAGATGTCGCCGCTCCGCCGACCGTCTCGCTGCTCGAAGCGATGGGCATGGCGGTCCAGCGCGACCGAATTGCGTCCGCCTATTTGACCGACTACGTCGAAATATTCGAGTTCGGCCTCGGGGTCTTGGCGAACGCCCGCCGCCACGCGCACGACGATGCCCTCGCCGTCACAACCCTGCACATGGCATTTCTGGCCTATTTCCCGGACAGCCATATTTTGCGCAAGCATGGCGCCGACGTCGCAGAAGCCGTCCGCGAGGAGGCACGTGGGCTAACGCCCCTTTGGCACCCGGTTGCGCAACGCAACACGCTGACCAAACTGCTCGATTTCGATGCAGAATTGAAGCGCCACAACGTTAATCCCGGGACGACTGCCGACCTTGTTGTAGCCACCCTTTTTGCAGCCTCCCTCTGCGACGCATTGGGCCAGGCGAGCCTCCCTTAG
- the folK gene encoding 2-amino-4-hydroxy-6-hydroxymethyldihydropteridine diphosphokinase, translating to MPETRSSAADEMSNCIIALGSNLGDKAANIDKAIALLTEPGDVKLVDRSRNYATEPWGKTDQDWFINAAIAVTTKLAPKDLLARCKDIERRMGRVPTEKWGPRIIDLDLLVYGNVAMDDPVLVLPHPHIGARAFVLAPLMDIAPDRVIAGRRVRDMHAAIDATGVRAVD from the coding sequence ATGCCCGAGACCCGTTCCTCTGCCGCCGATGAGATGTCCAACTGCATCATCGCGCTTGGCTCCAATCTGGGCGACAAGGCAGCCAACATCGACAAGGCGATCGCGCTTCTTACCGAGCCGGGCGACGTGAAGCTCGTCGACAGGTCGCGCAACTACGCAACCGAGCCGTGGGGCAAGACCGACCAGGACTGGTTCATCAACGCCGCCATCGCCGTGACGACCAAGCTGGCGCCGAAGGATCTGCTCGCCCGCTGCAAGGACATCGAGCGGCGCATGGGACGCGTGCCAACCGAGAAATGGGGCCCGCGCATCATCGATCTCGATCTTCTGGTTTATGGCAACGTGGCGATGGATGATCCGGTGTTGGTGCTGCCGCACCCTCACATCGGCGCCCGCGCCTTCGTGCTGGCGCCGCTGATGGACATCGCACCCGATCGCGTGATCGCCGGCCGGCGCGTGCGCGACATGCATGCCGCGATCGATGCGACGGGCGTTCGCGCGGTTGATTAA
- the fae gene encoding formaldehyde-activating enzyme: MAKINKVLVGESLVGDGNEVAHIDLLMGPRGSAAETAFCNALTNNKDGFTTLLAVIAPNLACKPNTILYNKVTIKDARQAVQMFGPAQYAVAKAVQDSVAEGVIPASEADDIFICVGVFIHWEASDDAKIQDYNYRAVKESIARAVAGKPTAAEATAQRNSAQHPFSAKA, from the coding sequence ATGGCCAAGATCAACAAGGTTCTCGTCGGCGAATCGCTCGTCGGTGACGGTAACGAAGTCGCGCACATCGACCTGCTTATGGGTCCGCGCGGCTCGGCTGCAGAGACGGCATTCTGCAACGCCCTGACGAACAACAAGGACGGCTTTACGACGCTTCTCGCCGTGATCGCGCCGAACCTTGCCTGCAAGCCGAACACGATCCTTTACAACAAGGTCACGATCAAGGACGCCCGCCAGGCCGTTCAGATGTTCGGACCTGCCCAGTACGCCGTCGCCAAGGCCGTGCAGGACTCGGTCGCCGAGGGCGTGATTCCCGCTTCGGAAGCTGACGACATCTTCATCTGCGTCGGCGTGTTCATTCACTGGGAAGCCTCCGACGACGCGAAGATCCAGGACTACAACTATCGCGCCGTGAAGGAGTCGATCGCCCGCGCCGTCGCCGGCAAGCCGACCGCTGCCGAGGCTACTGCTCAGCGCAACTCGGCTCAGCATCCCTTCAGTGCGAAGGCTTGA
- a CDS encoding ATP-grasp domain-containing protein, protein MTGETVLIAALSGRGLAASARRAGYLPLVADAFADADTRDHAAHFVCIADAVRIGLRAKPVFGALGALEAGAGHPPLGLILGSGFEDRPKLIAALSRRFALIGNDAATVARCKDPAALGALLDTLQIAHPETRVAPPTDAAGWLSKRTGGSGGTHIVPAANAERSAKRYVQRKLDGEPVSVLAVATRRGAQIVGISRQWTIGSGPRPYRYGGAVGPVSLTPAIDTALRSAAERICAALALVGLVSFDFILAGETSFLLEVNPRPSATLDVFDDENGSLFRAHIDACADREPRLPVTEGARAAAILYAEPAPLRVGEVAWPEWAADRPAPGSRVPHHRPIATVFAREASPEAALRSVRQRLDELGEMLYAQAPNREPTNNAEVQRSSPERLGTRSQAR, encoded by the coding sequence TTGACGGGCGAGACCGTCCTGATCGCTGCGCTGTCCGGGCGGGGGCTCGCTGCCTCCGCCCGGCGCGCGGGCTACCTGCCTTTGGTCGCCGACGCATTCGCCGACGCTGACACGCGCGACCACGCCGCTCACTTTGTCTGCATTGCAGATGCCGTGCGCATCGGCCTGCGCGCCAAGCCGGTCTTTGGCGCGCTTGGAGCGCTTGAGGCGGGCGCCGGGCATCCACCCCTCGGGCTGATTCTCGGCTCCGGCTTCGAAGATCGCCCCAAGCTCATCGCCGCGCTTTCACGCCGCTTTGCGCTGATCGGCAATGACGCCGCGACCGTGGCGCGCTGCAAGGATCCTGCAGCGCTTGGCGCCCTACTCGACACGCTCCAGATCGCCCACCCCGAGACGCGCGTCGCTCCGCCCACCGACGCAGCCGGGTGGTTGTCGAAGCGCACGGGAGGCAGCGGTGGCACGCACATCGTCCCAGCGGCGAACGCCGAACGCAGCGCCAAGCGGTACGTTCAGCGCAAGCTCGATGGCGAGCCGGTCTCCGTCCTCGCCGTGGCCACGCGCCGCGGGGCGCAGATCGTCGGCATCAGCCGCCAGTGGACGATCGGCAGCGGCCCACGGCCCTATCGCTATGGCGGTGCTGTCGGTCCCGTATCGCTCACCCCGGCTATCGATACCGCGCTGCGCTCGGCGGCCGAACGGATCTGCGCGGCGCTTGCCCTCGTCGGCCTCGTCTCTTTCGATTTCATTCTTGCCGGTGAAACGTCTTTCCTGCTGGAGGTTAACCCGCGGCCGAGCGCCACCCTCGACGTCTTCGATGACGAAAACGGTTCACTGTTTCGCGCCCACATCGACGCTTGCGCCGACCGTGAGCCGCGCCTGCCCGTCACTGAAGGCGCTCGCGCCGCTGCAATCCTCTACGCCGAGCCTGCCCCCCTGCGCGTCGGCGAGGTCGCATGGCCTGAATGGGCGGCCGACCGCCCGGCCCCCGGCAGCCGCGTCCCACACCATCGGCCGATCGCCACCGTCTTCGCCCGGGAAGCCAGCCCCGAAGCGGCCTTGCGCAGCGTCCGCCAGCGCTTGGACGAATTGGGTGAGATGCTGTATGCACAGGCGCCAAACAGGGAGCCCACGAACAATGCAGAAGTACAACGGTCCAGCCCCGAGCGTCTCGGCACGCGCAGCCAAGCTCGTTGA
- the mch gene encoding methenyltetrahydromethanopterin cyclohydrolase, giving the protein MQKYNGPAPSVSARAAKLVDGIVTDANALRCHVTTGGAGERCIDMGAQAIGGLEAGRRLAEVCMGGLGTVSLHTSSGLKRWPLGITVHASNPVIACLASQYAGWQISEQESGFFALGSGPARALSRVEALYKDLGYVDHFNKASLVIEGDKAPPASVARSIASACGVQPADLTILFAPTGSLAGTVQIAARVLEVALHKAHELHFPLEHIEDGIGTAPIAPPVPDFVKAMGRTNDAIIYGGRVQLFVRGGDEAAQKLAQQLPSSTCSAYGEPFADIFAAAGGDFYKIDPMLFSPAEVIVSNLDTGTSFHAGELAPDVVDKSFR; this is encoded by the coding sequence ATGCAGAAGTACAACGGTCCAGCCCCGAGCGTCTCGGCACGCGCAGCCAAGCTCGTTGACGGGATCGTCACCGACGCCAACGCGTTGCGCTGTCATGTGACCACCGGGGGGGCCGGCGAGCGCTGCATCGATATGGGTGCCCAGGCGATCGGTGGCCTGGAGGCTGGCCGCCGCCTCGCCGAGGTATGCATGGGCGGTCTCGGCACGGTATCGCTGCACACGTCCTCGGGGCTGAAGCGCTGGCCGCTCGGCATCACAGTGCACGCCTCCAACCCGGTCATTGCCTGCCTCGCCAGCCAGTACGCCGGCTGGCAGATCAGCGAGCAGGAGAGTGGCTTCTTCGCGTTGGGCTCCGGGCCGGCCCGCGCCCTGTCGCGCGTCGAGGCGCTCTACAAGGACCTCGGCTACGTCGACCACTTCAACAAGGCGTCCCTGGTGATCGAGGGTGACAAGGCGCCGCCCGCCTCGGTGGCCCGCTCAATCGCCTCGGCCTGCGGTGTGCAGCCTGCCGACCTCACCATCCTGTTCGCCCCCACGGGCAGCCTCGCCGGCACAGTGCAGATCGCCGCCCGCGTGCTCGAAGTGGCGCTGCACAAGGCGCACGAACTGCACTTCCCGCTGGAGCATATCGAGGACGGTATCGGAACCGCGCCCATCGCCCCGCCGGTGCCGGACTTCGTCAAGGCCATGGGCCGCACCAATGACGCGATCATCTACGGCGGCCGCGTGCAGCTCTTCGTGCGGGGCGGCGACGAGGCGGCGCAAAAGCTCGCTCAGCAACTCCCCAGCTCGACGTGTTCCGCCTATGGCGAGCCTTTCGCCGACATCTTCGCGGCGGCCGGCGGCGACTTCTACAAAATCGATCCCATGCTGTTCAGCCCAGCCGAGGTGATCGTTTCCAACCTCGATACCGGCACCTCATTCCATGCGGGCGAGCTTGCTCCAGATGTCGTCGACAAAAGCTTCCGCTGA
- the pqqE gene encoding pyrroloquinoline quinone biosynthesis protein PqqE, with protein sequence MNESAPTQVKHVTEGTVTMDAGEMRCDAASSSSTTPDPSCNVRAPIGLLAELTHRCPLQCPYCSNPLELEKVNVELTTEQWQKVMRQAAQLGILQVHLSGGEPTARRDLEEIVKTAAESGLYTNLITAAVLLKRDRLEKLKEAGLDHVQISIQDVDTAAENADRIAGYKGGSAKKKEVAGWVRELGMPLTINAPIHRHNVHNVEAIINYAVELGAGRVEIAHVQYYAWALKNRGSLMPTREAFMDAARIVERERERLKGIIVIDSVVPDYYAKFPKPCMGGWGRGIINVTPSGRVLPCHAAESITHLEFDNVCDRPLADIWLNGSAFQKYRGTSWMKEPCSTCPRREIDFGGCRCQAFALTGDAANTDPACSLSPLHDEWAKVADVESHQSSPAFVYRRPGGANPKPAVEKTPVTSDV encoded by the coding sequence ATGAACGAATCTGCCCCTACCCAAGTCAAGCACGTCACGGAAGGTACGGTGACGATGGACGCCGGCGAGATGCGCTGCGACGCAGCCTCGTCCTCGTCGACGACGCCCGATCCTTCGTGCAACGTCCGTGCGCCGATCGGCCTCCTCGCCGAGCTGACGCATCGCTGCCCGCTGCAGTGCCCCTACTGCTCGAACCCGCTCGAGCTCGAGAAGGTCAACGTCGAGTTGACCACCGAGCAGTGGCAGAAGGTCATGCGCCAGGCGGCGCAGCTCGGCATTCTCCAGGTTCACCTATCGGGCGGCGAGCCGACCGCACGTCGCGACCTGGAAGAGATCGTCAAGACGGCGGCCGAGTCCGGCCTCTACACCAACCTCATCACCGCCGCCGTGCTCCTGAAGCGCGACCGCCTCGAGAAACTGAAAGAGGCCGGCCTCGACCACGTTCAAATCTCCATTCAGGATGTCGACACGGCGGCCGAGAACGCCGACCGCATCGCCGGCTACAAGGGCGGCAGCGCCAAGAAGAAGGAAGTCGCCGGCTGGGTGCGCGAGCTTGGGATGCCGCTCACCATCAACGCGCCGATCCACCGCCACAACGTTCACAACGTCGAGGCGATCATCAACTACGCCGTCGAGCTGGGCGCGGGACGTGTGGAGATCGCCCATGTGCAGTACTACGCCTGGGCGCTGAAGAACCGCGGCTCGCTGATGCCGACGCGCGAAGCGTTCATGGACGCGGCCCGCATCGTCGAGCGCGAGCGCGAGCGCTTGAAGGGCATCATCGTCATCGACTCGGTCGTGCCCGACTATTACGCCAAGTTCCCCAAGCCCTGCATGGGCGGCTGGGGCCGCGGCATCATCAACGTCACGCCGTCCGGCCGCGTGCTGCCCTGCCACGCAGCGGAATCGATCACGCACCTCGAGTTCGACAATGTGTGCGATCGGCCGCTGGCCGACATCTGGCTCAACGGCTCCGCCTTCCAGAAATATCGTGGCACGAGCTGGATGAAGGAGCCCTGCAGCACCTGTCCGAGACGCGAGATCGACTTCGGCGGCTGCCGATGCCAGGCATTCGCGCTCACCGGCGACGCGGCGAATACCGACCCGGCGTGCTCGCTGTCACCCCTCCACGACGAGTGGGCAAAGGTGGCAGATGTCGAGTCACATCAGTCATCGCCCGCGTTTGTGTATCGCCGTCCGGGCGGTGCAAACCCGAAACCGGCCGTCGAGAAAACGCCGGTCACAAGCGACGTTTAG
- a CDS encoding c-type cytochrome: MLKWVVAAGLVLALPAVASAQDAANGKKLFTKCAPCHAVGPGAKNKVGPELNGILDRAAASVEGFAYSDALKKSGLKWDDANLHKWLENPKALVPGTKMLFPGVKDEVERDDIIAYIESFNADGTNK, translated from the coding sequence ATGCTCAAGTGGGTAGTCGCAGCGGGGTTAGTACTCGCGCTGCCGGCAGTTGCGTCGGCGCAGGACGCCGCGAACGGCAAGAAGCTCTTTACCAAGTGCGCGCCGTGCCACGCCGTTGGCCCCGGCGCGAAGAACAAGGTCGGTCCGGAGCTGAATGGCATTCTCGACCGCGCCGCCGCCTCGGTTGAAGGGTTCGCATACTCCGACGCCCTGAAGAAGTCGGGCCTCAAGTGGGACGACGCCAACTTGCACAAGTGGCTCGAGAACCCGAAGGCGCTGGTCCCCGGCACCAAGATGCTCTTCCCGGGCGTGAAAGACGAGGTCGAGCGCGATGACATCATCGCCTATATCGAATCGTTCAACGCCGACGGCACGAATAAGTAG
- a CDS encoding NAD(P)-dependent methylenetetrahydromethanopterin dehydrogenase, translated as MSDVTPILHMLSPQKHMSPFDVNMAADAGWKVIVPYINVTLEEVTALTQDAIFSRPPNYGTRTGLFIGGKDAILALDMMEAAQKALVPPFGLSTFADPAGSFTTAAAMVACVERVLRTKFNRGWKGTRVAVFGATGVVGFASSIITALEGAQVTLVAHRGVDRVIKSAEVSKQRFGVDLIAKSGETEELKRAIIADAEVIFAAAAAGVRVISAEDKALAKNLLVVADVNAVPPPGVEGMELFMDGAPLPGCNALGVGPLAIGDIKYKTESGLFKRMLTSDKPVHYDFRAAFELARTLTA; from the coding sequence ATGAGCGACGTCACTCCGATTCTGCACATGCTCTCGCCGCAGAAACATATGTCTCCGTTCGACGTGAACATGGCAGCGGATGCCGGCTGGAAAGTCATCGTCCCCTACATCAACGTGACGCTCGAGGAAGTGACCGCACTCACCCAGGACGCCATCTTCTCGCGTCCGCCCAACTACGGCACCAGGACGGGCCTGTTCATCGGCGGCAAGGATGCAATCCTGGCGCTCGACATGATGGAAGCGGCGCAGAAGGCGCTGGTGCCGCCGTTCGGTCTTTCCACCTTCGCCGATCCGGCTGGCTCGTTCACCACCGCCGCGGCCATGGTCGCCTGCGTCGAGCGCGTCCTGCGCACCAAATTCAATCGCGGCTGGAAGGGCACTCGCGTCGCCGTGTTCGGCGCCACCGGCGTCGTCGGCTTTGCCTCGTCGATCATCACCGCGCTCGAGGGCGCGCAGGTCACGCTCGTTGCCCACCGCGGTGTCGACCGCGTCATCAAGTCGGCTGAGGTGTCGAAGCAGCGCTTCGGCGTCGACCTGATCGCCAAGTCGGGCGAGACGGAGGAGTTGAAGAGAGCCATCATCGCCGATGCCGAGGTGATCTTTGCCGCTGCCGCCGCGGGCGTGCGTGTCATCAGCGCCGAAGACAAAGCGCTCGCCAAGAACCTGCTGGTCGTCGCCGACGTCAACGCCGTTCCGCCGCCGGGCGTCGAAGGCATGGAGTTGTTCATGGATGGCGCGCCGCTGCCTGGCTGCAACGCGCTTGGCGTCGGCCCGCTCGCCATCGGCGACATCAAGTACAAGACCGAGTCCGGCCTGTTTAAGCGCATGCTGACCTCCGACAAGCCGGTGCACTACGATTTCCGCGCGGCCTTCGAGTTGGCGCGGACGCTCACCGCTTGA
- the pqqC gene encoding pyrroloquinoline-quinone synthase PqqC has translation MPVAEFEAAIRAVGAERYHDKHPFHHMLHGGKLKKPQVQAWALNRYCYQSAVPRKDAALISRLYDRELRREWVHRLLDHDGYGEEVGGIERWLVLTDGLGLDRDYVVSMKGALPATKFAVESYVTFVREQPITVAIASSLTELFAPKIHKERISGMLENYPDFIDDKVMAYFKRRLTQAPRDADFALDYVLKNAKTREEQEACVDAVRFKCNVLWVQLDALHNAYVEGHVPPGAFRAEA, from the coding sequence ATGCCGGTCGCCGAATTCGAGGCGGCTATCCGCGCCGTCGGTGCCGAGCGCTATCACGACAAGCACCCGTTCCATCACATGCTGCACGGCGGCAAATTGAAGAAGCCGCAGGTGCAGGCCTGGGCACTCAACCGCTACTGCTACCAATCGGCAGTGCCGCGCAAGGACGCCGCGCTCATCAGCCGCCTCTATGACCGCGAGCTGCGCCGCGAGTGGGTGCACCGTCTTCTCGACCATGATGGATACGGCGAGGAGGTAGGCGGCATCGAGCGCTGGCTGGTGCTGACCGACGGCCTCGGCCTCGACCGCGACTACGTCGTCTCCATGAAGGGGGCGCTGCCAGCCACCAAGTTCGCCGTGGAATCCTACGTCACCTTCGTCCGCGAGCAGCCGATCACCGTCGCCATCGCCTCCTCGCTCACCGAGCTATTCGCTCCCAAGATCCACAAGGAGCGCATCTCCGGCATGCTGGAGAACTATCCCGACTTCATCGACGACAAGGTGATGGCCTACTTCAAGCGCCGCCTCACGCAGGCGCCGCGCGATGCCGACTTCGCGCTCGACTACGTCTTGAAGAACGCCAAGACGCGCGAGGAGCAGGAGGCCTGCGTCGACGCCGTGCGCTTCAAGTGCAACGTGCTGTGGGTGCAGCTCGATGCGCTACACAATGCCTATGTCGAAGGGCACGTTCCGCCCGGCGCATTCCGTGCGGAGGCCTGA
- a CDS encoding beta-ribofuranosylaminobenzene 5'-phosphate synthase family protein, whose amino-acid sequence MPLADATQTEAPAQRARAHPGSVRAVAPARLHLGFLDLNGGLGRMFGSIGLAVDVPRTELVLKRSRTFKGEGPDHARAVAMLHRIVDAYALDGAYEVNVTSAIPPHAGLGSGTQLALAAGAALMALEGIDYNPSRLGEIVDRGARSAIGMAAFEQGGFIVDGGRGALDRAPPILIRVDFPTAWRALLVLDAHTAGVHGEAETKAFATLPPMPEVLAAKLCRLVLMQLVPGLAEADMQAFGDALTEIQRIVGGHFAAAQGGSPWASSAVGRVVEGLRRNGAYGIGQSSWGPTGFAFAPSQEIAARLYDSSIGLARAEGLEIVIAEGRNRGASVEKIAST is encoded by the coding sequence ATGCCACTGGCCGACGCAACGCAAACTGAGGCACCTGCCCAGCGCGCGCGCGCACACCCCGGCTCCGTTCGCGCCGTGGCACCGGCGCGCCTGCACCTTGGCTTCCTCGACCTCAACGGCGGGCTCGGGCGCATGTTCGGCAGCATCGGTCTCGCCGTCGATGTGCCCCGCACGGAGCTCGTCCTGAAGCGCAGCCGCACCTTCAAGGGTGAGGGGCCAGACCACGCCCGCGCCGTCGCCATGCTGCACCGCATCGTCGACGCCTACGCCCTCGACGGCGCCTACGAGGTGAATGTCACGTCCGCGATCCCGCCGCACGCCGGACTTGGCTCCGGTACGCAGCTGGCGCTTGCGGCCGGAGCGGCCCTGATGGCGCTTGAAGGCATCGACTACAACCCGTCACGCCTCGGCGAGATCGTCGACCGGGGAGCCCGCTCGGCGATCGGCATGGCGGCGTTCGAGCAGGGCGGCTTCATCGTTGACGGCGGTCGGGGTGCCCTCGATCGCGCGCCCCCAATTCTCATTCGGGTCGACTTCCCGACCGCCTGGCGGGCGCTGCTCGTGCTCGACGCCCATACGGCCGGCGTGCATGGCGAGGCGGAGACAAAGGCATTTGCGACGCTTCCGCCCATGCCAGAAGTTTTGGCAGCCAAGCTCTGCCGCCTCGTTCTCATGCAGCTCGTACCGGGCCTCGCCGAAGCGGACATGCAGGCCTTCGGCGATGCGTTGACCGAGATTCAGAGAATTGTCGGCGGTCATTTCGCAGCTGCACAAGGCGGCAGCCCGTGGGCTAGCTCGGCAGTTGGACGCGTCGTCGAGGGACTGCGTCGCAATGGTGCCTACGGCATCGGTCAAAGCTCATGGGGCCCGACCGGCTTCGCGTTCGCACCCTCTCAGGAAATTGCCGCCCGCCTCTATGATTCTTCGATTGGACTCGCTAGAGCCGAGGGCCTTGAGATCGTGATCGCCGAGGGGCGCAACAGGGGCGCAAGCGTCGAGAAGATCGCAAGCACATAA
- a CDS encoding ATP-grasp domain-containing protein, with protein MRVALFLEEESGNWHVRRLAEAMRTRGVDVVVTSLPRCAFDTQLASGIDIPGFDGALPDAVFVRSISAGTLEQVTFRLGILHALRESGVRVWNDARAIERCVDKSATTFLLHKAGIPTPRTRTMETQPPAVAYVDEAQRPLIYKPLFGSQGKGLLRVDDAAGLPAAEAADNIYYLQDFVPPSGATFEDWRVIVTRRRVVAAMARRAGTWITNVHQGGAPSPHEPSEEMAQLAGSALAAVGADYGGIDLIRTPDGRLLVLEVNSNPSWRGLQSVSEVNIGEAIAEDFLHAVAEHRCHQPEPRLAAQTQPCLA; from the coding sequence TTGCGCGTCGCACTCTTCCTCGAGGAAGAGAGCGGCAACTGGCACGTGCGCCGCCTCGCCGAGGCGATGCGCACGCGCGGTGTCGATGTCGTCGTCACGTCCCTGCCGCGCTGCGCCTTCGACACGCAATTGGCGAGCGGCATAGACATACCCGGTTTCGACGGAGCCTTACCGGACGCGGTGTTCGTGCGCTCGATCTCGGCTGGGACGCTGGAGCAGGTCACTTTCCGTCTCGGCATCCTGCATGCCCTGCGCGAGAGCGGCGTGCGCGTGTGGAACGACGCGCGCGCCATCGAGCGCTGCGTCGACAAGTCGGCGACGACGTTCCTCCTGCACAAGGCCGGCATCCCGACACCGCGCACGCGTACGATGGAGACGCAGCCGCCCGCTGTCGCCTATGTCGACGAGGCGCAGCGCCCGCTGATCTACAAACCGCTGTTCGGCTCGCAGGGGAAGGGCCTGTTGCGCGTCGATGATGCCGCCGGACTGCCGGCTGCCGAGGCGGCCGACAACATCTACTATCTGCAGGACTTCGTGCCGCCTTCAGGCGCGACGTTCGAGGACTGGCGGGTCATCGTCACCCGCCGCCGCGTCGTCGCCGCGATGGCGCGCCGCGCCGGCACCTGGATCACCAACGTGCATCAGGGAGGCGCGCCGAGCCCGCACGAGCCGAGCGAGGAAATGGCGCAGCTCGCCGGCAGCGCCCTCGCTGCCGTCGGGGCCGATTATGGCGGCATCGATCTGATCCGCACGCCCGACGGCCGCCTGCTGGTGCTGGAGGTCAACAGCAATCCATCCTGGCGCGGCCTGCAAAGCGTCTCGGAGGTCAACATCGGCGAAGCCATTGCCGAGGACTTCCTGCACGCCGTCGCCGAGCACCGCTGCCATCAGCCCGAACCGCGCCTCGCAGCGCAGACCCAGCCATGCCTCGCTTGA